One Gordonia sp. SID5947 genomic region harbors:
- a CDS encoding lytic murein transglycosylase: MAPLMIGATALVASACLDLPSVNRPDIPDGIPPGPGVPTPYIDVNAPGRTAELLRGWAGPISDSTGIPLIALEAYGNAAEIQRQQHPECGLAWTTLAGVAAVESKHGTHHGTDIAANGDTAPPIRGVALDGTRGNMQIHDTDGGKLDGDSTHDRAMGPFQFIPETWKRYGVDANGDGRADPDNIDDAALSAARYLCVSSGGDMTTAEGWEDAVKVYNNSMKYVLDVRDRANAYSVNVRY, from the coding sequence TCCGCTGATGATCGGCGCGACCGCGCTCGTCGCCTCGGCATGTCTCGACCTTCCCTCCGTGAACCGTCCCGACATCCCCGACGGCATTCCGCCCGGGCCAGGAGTGCCGACCCCGTACATCGACGTCAACGCGCCAGGGCGCACCGCCGAACTCCTCCGTGGCTGGGCCGGGCCCATTTCCGACTCGACCGGCATCCCGCTGATCGCGCTCGAGGCATACGGCAACGCTGCCGAGATCCAGCGTCAGCAACACCCGGAATGCGGACTCGCGTGGACAACGCTTGCCGGGGTCGCGGCGGTGGAGAGCAAGCACGGTACCCACCACGGCACCGACATCGCGGCCAACGGCGATACTGCGCCGCCGATCCGTGGCGTGGCCCTCGACGGCACCAGGGGAAACATGCAGATCCACGACACCGATGGCGGGAAGCTCGACGGCGACTCCACACACGACCGCGCGATGGGCCCGTTCCAGTTCATCCCGGAGACATGGAAGCGCTACGGGGTGGATGCCAACGGTGACGGCAGGGCCGATCCCGACAACATCGACGACGCCGCGCTGTCGGCGGCTCGCTATCTCTGCGTCTCCTCTGGGGGCGACATGACCACCGCGGAGGGCTGGGAGGACGCGGTGAAGGTCTACAACAACTCGATGAAGTACGTCCTCGACGTGCGTGACCGAGCCAATGCCTACTCGGTGAACGTCCGATACTGA